In the genome of Podospora pseudocomata strain CBS 415.72m chromosome 7, whole genome shotgun sequence, the window GACCAGTGGGCTGATGACTTTTCTGTACCGTCTGGAACATCTGCAGCAGCATCTGCACCTCCAGGACTCTGTTGCTGATGGCCTGGctgcccaaaccctccctccctttaGGATTGATTCATTTTCTCATCATCAGTTTGCAACCTGGAGGTCTCAGGTTTGCATTCAACACCGTACAGCCCGCCCAGCCACCGGTGCAAACACACACTGCCCGAGCTATCCAACGGATCCGGAGCTTACCTGTCGTACAAAATAATCCGGGCTTTACGGCTATCACGGTAGCAGATGTCGGAACAGGGTGTGGTAACAGCCAGTCGCGTCTGGGGAAATTGGGCAACCACGCATCAACTCATCATCCCAAATGCAACACAATGTGACAATATACCCAATCCAGACACTCGAAACTGGACCAGCCGTCATCCGATGATGTTGCGGGGAACCCGACTGACAAAGACACCTGAGCTCCCGCCTCCGCCCGACCGAGGTCCAGTGATCCACTGCCACTGCTTGGGACCAGGCGGGAGCTGTGAGAGCTCGGGCCCGCCATCTTGACGTTTGCCCGGGCAGGGGCATGTGCTCCAAGAGAAAGCTAGGTTCGGGAGTTGAACCCGGAGAAAGACGTCAACGACAGGGGCATTTGGTGTTTGCAGACTGACGATgtttggaagaagaagaattgaTAAACCATTGTTgtgaaacaaaacaaccacccaaaaccTGGATTGGTCCTAAAATCTAGCCATCGCTTTTGATCGGACTCTGCCGCCGTCAAGCTACCCCTACCTTAATCAAGATTACCAGCAATACACTATGAATAGTCGCACAAAGCATCTCAGCTGTCCCGCGCACGAGATAATTGATCCAGCAGTTCCAACGCGGCGGATAGCGGCACCATCTCAGCGTCAGCTCATCACCTAACGGCCAATCCGGTGAAGCTCGGGGGGCCGTTGAGACAAGACACTACTACTTGTGCCCAACCAGACAGACGACCAAGGAATTTCCATCATTCGCATGTCCGACTTGAAATTTTCATACCCTTCACAATGTCTCAAAGCGCAAGCTTTTCGTCTGACCATATCCCGGACATTTCGGATTTTTACCCTGAAAAATGGACCATCAAGTTCGTGAACGAGGGGGCGGCGAACCTGGTCTTTGAGGTGAGATTACCACCAAGTCCACCAAGCACGACAGGAAGCCACGCGAACGGGCACAGCGATATCTTCCAGGGTACTGCCAAAAgcatcctcctttttctgtgccacagcatcatcatATCTGACCTTCTCACAGGACACCTCCTGCGCGTCCCAAAAGCTGGCGCCAAGACATTTCCGTACCCAGAGTTACTGCAGTATTGGGATTCAACCATCACGCCCCTATTCCCACCCGAAAATCTGGTACAACATCAACTAGTCAAACTGGGCCAAAGCCCATCCAAAGTAATCACTATTCTTgatgagcttcttgccaAAGCGGAATCCGGCCGCCGCAAGGACTTCCGTGGCACCCGAGTACTCCCGGATGCCCAGTATGGCATGCTGATAGAGGATATGCGTTCTCGTTAGTCAACACCTTGTCTTCGAACCTAGTGCTTTCCGATGTCTAACAAGGCTCACAGAAAACCCAAGTGATTATTTTGTCGAGTTCAAACCAAAGTGGCTTTCGCCTTCACCATCGCAGCGCACACGCTGCCGCAACTGTGCCCGGGAAGCCTACCGTGATCACCTTGatccctcccaccacaagGCTCACCGCCTGGGCATCCTCTGTCCCCTGGACTTCATCGCCTGTCGGAGTAACCGGGGGAGTTTGGAAAACGTCTTGAAGCACATCGTCCCTGCGTCAGCCTCGCCGTCTCATCGCAATCACCTCGCCGACTGGTTGAGGACCAACAGTCTCCTGCCACTCCTGCAGCAAGCCCAGGCGAAACATGATCCGAGCCAGGGTGTTAACCTGGAGCTGGCAATGACGCTCCGGGACTGCAGCCTGTTTCTCAGGATATCCACCCCCCAAGATGGAACAGGGCAACCGACGAGGATAGAAGCCAAACTAGCCGACCTCGACAAAAAGAacgccgccaagaagaagaagcactGGGAAGAGCTCGAGCGGGATCTTGTGGAAGGCGGGTTCTACGAGGGAAAGGAGCAGCCAAGGGAGGAGACGGACTGTTTACTTGAGCGCGCAGCTAATTGATTGAGTTCGTGCTTTCTTCTTACAACGACCCCAAAAACttcccaaccctctccaccaaccacTTTTCCCCCTCTGGGTTTTCCTCCGTGTTATCAACCCGGTGATTCGCCCCCGGGATCAACCCGCTGAACTCACTCACAACCCCCGGCTTGCAAAAGCTCGCCCATTTTTGAACCGTGCTTTGGACTTGTGCCGGCTTGAAGGGCACCCACTCGTCCTTTTCTGAGGGCAGGATCAACACCGGTGTTTCCAGCTCTCCCCAGAtggtcttgagctcctcgtcggAGAAGTCGGAGCTGAAAAAGTCGTCGTCTCCCCTGTGTTTGTCAAGTCAGCCACTCCTTCTTGTCACCTAcccacaacatcatcagaAGAACCATACCCTTTCGTAGCGAGGGATAACCACCGATAAGCAGTAACTGGACTCCCCTTCCAACCGTCAGGCATGTCGTCTAGATCAATTACAtgctcccctttcccctcctctGCCATCTTTTTCGCGACCGCGATACTGTTCTCCAACTGTGCCGGGCAAcagctcatcaccaacgcctCCCTGTCGCTCACGGGGCCTTGGAGGACAATCCCatcaaccttctcctccggctcTAGTTCTCCCAGTTTGGTGCAGTAGAACATGCAATCCTGACAACCGGTGGAATGGCCCATCAGCACGATCGTTTGTTTCTTGAGCTCAGAGCGGAGGTAGCGGACTAAAGACGAGATTTCGGCGCAGTCttgagagagggaggagtacccgaaggcggagaaggaggaggtgagacgggcttggaagagggagaagcctagggttggggggagggagtgggagagggtgagggggtagGGGACTGTGTGGGGCCCGTCGCCTAGGCcgccgaggaagatgagggcgtttgggggggagggggagggggagggggaggggtgttcgtagagggggagggttttggttggggtggtggggtaggagtggacgaggacggggaagggggtcatCTTGAGggttggatgaggttggggttatggtggtgggatgggtttatggtgttgaggttgtatttatggtggtgagatggctttatggtggtgaggatgccAAGAGATAtctttggcggtggtgggtggggggagggggtatgattggaggggtgatgtataaccctaaccctttgaTGACAGGCTGGCTATCACtgtcaacacccaccacttTGACACTTtctttcatcatcaacttcaacatcGACATCATTTTGCTGTGACATGACACGGTAAAAGCATCAACCATGTTCACGACCAGTTCAAGTCGGCATATCAAGAAATTGACTGCTCCCGACAGCACAAGCGACCTGTTTTCcgaccacccctccatcttttCCTCCCGGGCGCTTAAGCACAAAACACCAGACCAATCACATCGCCAAATACAGTTGCAAGCAAGGGAAGCAAAATGTGCCGCGCGGGAGGGCGCTTCGCCCTCGGGGACGCTTTCCCCAGATTGGATCCCCTGTGCCGATTCCCATCTGGAGATGATCGTCCCTGCTGTTTTTTTACCGCTGTTCAAACCTGCAATCTGCATGCAGAGAGCCAAACGAGCCAATCCcgagagggggaagggggtccTATTTCTGGCgtgggagaagatggaggggaacTTCTTGGGAGATGGGACATCAAACTACTAGACGCATGGTGTAGTGGAAGGGTAACAGTCGCGCATCGAAATCTTGGGTGCTGCTGTGATGTGAATTTCGAGGGAAGCAAGAGCTAACCGCCCGGATCCATGCCGAAGATGTAAGTGAGGAAATGGTATTAGTATGCCCCGTCACCTCACTTTTGTTGCGTTCGATAGACTTGTGCTCTCACCATTCCACGGCATACACACCATCTTCCCTTGTTCATCTTCGGGTTCTCTTTTGTTTGGAGCGCTTTCTCGAGTTACACGGCTTCTCCTTTTTCCTAATTTGATACCCAGATCAGTGCTctatcaacaacaacaacaacaacaacaacaagtaTATAAACCACCTTCAACCACACAATGGAGAAAACAGCCACAGCCTCCGCCCACTCAACGGCCCCCTCGTTCCAAACCCACGTTGAACCcgacctccacctccaatcCAAAATGAAGTCCCTCGGCacaatcaacaccctccGACTAGGcgccaccgccctcgccctaGGCATGAGCCTCACCGTCCTGGGAACGGCGGGCAACACCCTCCGCGTCTACGAGGAAACCCACGTCCTGACGCCTCACTACCTCCCCCTCTGGCCAGAGCATTTCAACATCCGACCtaccatctccctcgtcgtTGGCAGCGTGTTTGTCATCCTCGCCAGTATCGCCTCTCTGGCCTGCTCCAAGATCACCACTGTTCGTTCCCCcggcccctccctccccctacTATCTACTAACAGATGATATTTAGTTGAGGAATAAAACAACCCTccacacctccaccaccctcgccgcaCCAGTCGTGGGGTTGATCGCGGCGCTGATCTCGGTTGTCTTCTTCTACGCGGCGAATTCGTCGGACACGGTGGACACGTTTACTTCTTGGACTTGCAGGTGGAGGGATGTGCCCAtggggcagcagccgcaTTGGGGGACGTTGTGCGGGCAGAGTTATGCGGGATTGTATCTGGCCATTTTGCTGATTccggttgaggtggtggggttggggttgggggtttgggagaaAAGGGTGGGCGGTTATGTGGAGGGGTATCAGGGGGCTAGGAAGAGTCCTGCTTTGTCTTAAGGGAAGTGGAAGATGATGTCAAACAagggggagttgaggggttgatggtggtgtggtgggcTAAATTGTGCATAATTctgtcttttcttcttggttTAGGGACTACGGTATTGGTTTTTGGGAGTTATGGCTACTTGGATAATGGGAAACAGCTGTTAAGCAATTGCTGCTGTTTTGCTGTTCGGGATCTGTTTGCTGGGTTTGTGGTCAAGGAAAGTGGAAACAGGTTGCATTTCAGCCGGCGGGCTGTTGCAGAAAGTCGGGGACTGTTCCCGAGGGACATTGTGCACTTGATAGGTAATCTTGACTGTTATCAAGGCGTTGTCGTAGTTGGAGAATCTTCATCGTTATATCCTCCATCGTAAAGAGATCCAAAGTTGCAAAAGCTCTTATCGACAACCTCAGCCAGGTTTCGGAAGCACGGCAGTCATCCTACCCACGTGCTATTTCGCTGTGAATGCATATGAGCCTTCATTTATTACCCGCGTTCCGGAATGGTGGAGGGCGGGAGATTTCATCTATCTGTTTGGCGCTACCGAGAGCAAACACGCATGCGCCCTTATCTTTTCAGACGTCGCCTCCCGCTGAGCCGACGACGAtaggtgggggttgtgtggtaTGAGAGTGGTGACAGAGGTCACACTTCATGTGTGAATGGTTCTGAATTTTGAGGCAATGTGTGATGGCGAATACCATGAATTCCAATTTTTGATGCCTTTATGTCTTGTGGTTCCCAACTGGTTGTAGGGGTGAAATGCTCTGTCCTTCCCTGTCAATACTCGCATAGCAGATTTTGTAACCCTCAAGTTGAGATGGCAGAGTTGACAATGCTGTGACCCGGAAATTGGCGCCTCAGAAAACCTCCCATCATCTTGATTCCTGTACCGGGAtgattgggaaggggggaagctGCGCATATGTATTGCAAGATATCGGGGTGGTAGTGGCGACCCTGAGTGCTCCTATCGCTCCTGCCTCtgcccttcttgtccagtTTTGGCGTGTCTTGCTTTTGGAACAACACATCAATCATCTCAGCCCAGAACCTACGCCTCGACTTCAAATCTGTCAGTGGCCTATTCCGTTTGCTGGGCTCTTCGTCCTGCGTCTACATCCACCCAATCTGATGTCTAACCATTCTATCCGCTAGGCTTGCCTGATTCCACAGCACAACGCCGTCCAGGCGAATCCTACtcacttcttcttgatcagctTCAGCTTTTCGGTTTTCCGTCGTGCCACAAAACAGGGAGACGGTTGTCTCACCATTCACCCGAGTGAACGGACCCCTTGACGTGAGATGCGCGACCTACCTCATCTTAGGCGACATTATATTTTCCGCTAAAGTTACAGGCATTGCACCTTCTTATACTCGGCGCAAACCGAAATCACTTGCTTGAATCGAGGCCGAACCCAGCTGCCAGTCCTCGTTATGAGCCGATCTCTGTCACAACAGGCTGCGGCCGACAAGGCGCCCGTCATGACCCCTAGAAGGTTGGCACCGGGAGGTCAAAGAGAATTGTCGTTTGCCGAGCGCAAAGCAAAGGACACACCTCCTTCGACATCGTCTCCGGCAACTTCAACCGGAGACATACTGGTTCGTCCAGGGCGCAAAAGACACTCGAGGCCGGATCTCGTCAAGCAGCAGAACACCGTCAACTTCTTTGAAGACGCTTTTGCCGTGTCCGAGGGCAACACGGCCCGGGAAAGGATACATGGGGATGCCATTGTCATGGCCGAGGTCAAGACGAATGTCATCGTGGGTTTTGCTAAATATTTCCAGGCCATGGGTACCGTCTTGCTGACCGTGCGCCATAGATCAGTGACGAGTTCACTCTCATCACCGAACTCTCGTATCACCTATCCACACGGTATCAGCGCCCTGTCTCCTCCATCGTAGTCACCTTGCAGCACGGAGCCTGCATGCTTTTCGGAGGGACCTTTGACCCAGCCTACGTGATGTCGATATATGCGCTACCGTCGCAACTATTGCCGACAACCAACAAGCGAAATGCGGCATTGATCCAGAAACACATGGAAGAAGCGATAGGAGTAGTACCAGCGAGGGGCTTCCTGAGGTTCGTCCCTACCAAGGAAGAGCATTTGGCATGCAACGGCAAGACGATGGCTGGtgagattgaggagctggaaaagacaATGAATGGAATAGGTCTCGG includes:
- the IPK1 gene encoding Inositol-pentakisphosphate 2-kinase (COG:F; EggNog:ENOG503P3VH), coding for MSQSASFSSDHIPDISDFYPEKWTIKFVNEGAANLVFEVRLPPSPPSTTGSHANGHSDIFQGHLLRVPKAGAKTFPYPELLQYWDSTITPLFPPENLVQHQLVKLGQSPSKVITILDELLAKAESGRRKDFRGTRVLPDAQYGMLIEDMRSQNPSDYFVEFKPKWLSPSPSQRTRCRNCAREAYRDHLDPSHHKAHRLGILCPLDFIACRSNRGSLENVLKHIVPASASPSHRNHLADWLRTNSLLPLLQQAQAKHDPSQGVNLELAMTLRDCSLFLRISTPQDGTGQPTRIEAKLADLDKKNAAKKKKHWEELERDLVEGGFYEGKEQPREETDCLLERAAN
- a CDS encoding hypothetical protein (EggNog:ENOG503P03V; COG:S), giving the protein MTPFPVLVHSYPTTPTKTLPLYEHPSPSPSPSPPNALIFLGGLGDGPHTVPYPLTLSHSLPPTLGFSLFQARLTSSFSAFGYSSLSQDCAEISSLVRYLRSELKKQTIVLMGHSTGCQDCMFYCTKLGELEPEEKVDGIVLQGPVSDREALVMSCCPAQLENSIAVAKKMAEEGKGEHVIDLDDMPDGWKGSPVTAYRWLSLATKGGDDDFFSSDFSDEELKTIWGELETPVLILPSEKDEWVPFKPAQVQSTVQKWASFCKPGVVSEFSGLIPGANHRVDNTEGEKWLVERVGKFLGSL
- a CDS encoding hypothetical protein (EggNog:ENOG503P4IG) yields the protein MEKTATASAHSTAPSFQTHVEPDLHLQSKMKSLGTINTLRLGATALALGMSLTVLGTAGNTLRVYEETHVLTPHYLPLWPEHFNIRPTISLVVGSVFVILASIASLACSKITTLRNKTTLHTSTTLAAPVVGLIAALISVVFFYAANSSDTVDTFTSWTCRWRDVPMGQQPHWGTLCGQSYAGLYLAILLIPVEVVGLGLGVWEKRVGGYVEGYQGARKSPALS
- a CDS encoding hypothetical protein (EggNog:ENOG503NZI7; COG:S), with translation MSRSLSQQAAADKAPVMTPRRLAPGGQRELSFAERKAKDTPPSTSSPATSTGDILVRPGRKRHSRPDLVKQQNTVNFFEDAFAVSEGNTARERIHGDAIVMAEVKTNVIISDEFTLITELSYHLSTRYQRPVSSIVVTLQHGACMLFGGTFDPAYVMSIYALPSQLLPTTNKRNAALIQKHMEEAIGVVPARGFLRFVPTKEEHLACNGKTMAGEIEELEKTMNGIGLGGANVTLDEAQGAISRGLKARGKLSARPMASFRSLSAAGFHARELTPPTSADEALPTIPGSPSTSPGAAQPGVGDKEGLPREEDQPRTARKKKSFVAAIFGRSGSVKKPGHRSSLPVIRDSG